The region TTCACAACCCTGCTTCTGCCCGAACGCAACGCCTTCCTACAAGATTACCTTTCGGTACTCCGTGGTATCGGTGGTCGACTTGAGCCCCGTCCATTTTCGGGGCCCCAGACCTCGACTGGTGGGCTGTTACGCACTCTTTAAAGGGTAGCTGCTTCTAAGCTAACCTTCCAGCTGTTTAGGGCCTGGGACACCCTTTATCTTTAACACTTAGTCGACACTTAGGGACCTTAACCACGGGCTGGGTTCTCTCCCTTACGGACTACAAGCTTACCCCAGTAGCCCGGACTCCAACTTTCTTAGACGACGGTAGTTTTGGAGTTTGACAGGGGAGCGAGGGATTTCTCCCCCGGGATCCCCAATCAGTGCTCTACACCACCGACTATCTCCGGTTAGGTCATGCTACGACATGTTTTGGAAGGAACCAGCTGATGCCGGGTTTGATTAGCCTTTCACTCCAAGACGCAGGTCACACGAACGATTTGCAGGTCAGTACCGCTTGCGGTCCTCCACGTAGCTTTCGCCACGCTTCAACCTGCCCACGCCTAGATCACCCGGCTTCGGGTCGTATTCCAATGACTCCACGCACTTGTATACGCCGCATCTTGCCCGAAGGCTGCATGCTTGTTGCTTTCGCTTCGGCTCCCCTCTCGGTTAGCCTTCGCCATTGAAATACACTCCCTGGCCCGTTCTTCAAAACGTAAGATATGACATCGGCAACGAAACTCGTACACCAGCCTCGCGACTGTTTCCTTCATTTCGCAGATCCTTTCATGCCATATCGTTCCATAACCAACAGGTTTCAGGCACTTTGAACCTCCCTTTTTGGGGTACTTTTCAGTTTTCGGTCACCCTACTAGTTCACTATCGGTCTCAAGAGATATTTAGTTTTGGAAGTTGATGCCTCCCGGGTTCCCGCGCGATATCCAACGCACGGTACTCTGGAACAATTCCAGATCCGTTCACTTAGTCCTACGTGACTATCACACTCTATGGTTTGACGTTCCAGTCAAATTCGGGGTCAGTGAGAAAGGATCCTTGGAAAAGTCCTACCACACCACATTTCCCTTCTGTTTCCAGAGGGATTCGGTTTGAACTGTGCCGTGTTCACTCGCCGTTACTAGCGGCATCTCTTCGATTTCTTTTCCGGTTCCTACTAAGATGTTTCAATTCGGAACGTTCCCGATCATTACTGATCGACCATTTAAGGTCAAGAGGTCTCATTAGGAGATCCTCGGTTCATAGGCTTCATGCGCCTAGCCGAGGCATATCGCAGCTTGACACGTCCTTCATCGGTCCTTGAGCCGAGCCATTCACCTGCTGGCATAAATGCCATTATCCGTTTGCTTACTCCAGTAAGCGTCAGGTATGCAACTTATACACGATCTCATCGTGCTCTCCTTGGTCAGAAAGAGCACATCCATCCTTCCCGGGCAAAATTACTTGCCTGGTGCATTAAATATGGACTTGCTGGGATTCGAACCCAGGGCCTCTGCCTTGCAAAGGCAGCGATCTTCCAACTGATCTACAAGCCCTTGGTTTCCCAACGTTGTTGGATTATATGATATAATATAATTGCAATGACAGTTTTTCGGTTTCTGATCGAAAGTTTTTTTGCTTAGGAGGTGATCCAGCCGCAGATTCCCCTACGGCTACCTTGTTACGACTTAACCCCCCTTGCGAAATTTAGGTTCGAACGCAGCACTAAGTCCGCGCCCTCACCCATACCTCACTCGGGTGGTTTGACGGGCGGTGTGTGCAAGGAGCAGGGACGTATTCACCGCGCTATATTGAAACGCGATTACTACGGATTCCAGCTTCATGAGGGCGGGTTTCAGCCCTCAATTCGAACTACGGCTGGGTTTATGAGATTACCGTCACTTTTCAGTGTAGGAGCCCATTGTCCCAACCATTGTAGCCCGCGTGTAGCCCGGGAGATTCGGGGCATACTGACCTACCGTAGCCCGCACCTTCCTCCGATTTAGCATCGGCGGTCCCCACAGAGTACCCATCATCCCGAAGGATATGCTGGCAACAGTGGGCACGGGTCTCGCTCGTTGCCTGACTTAACAGGATGCTTCACAGTACGAACTGACGACGGCCATGCACCTCCTCTCAGCGATTCAGGTAAAGTCTTTAGCTTGACCTACATATTGCTGTCGCCCCCGGTGAGTTGTCCGGCGTTGAGTCCAATTAAACCGCAGGCTCCACCCGTTGTAGTGCTCCCCCGCCAATTCCTTTAAGTTTCAGCCTTGCGGCCGTACTTCCCAGGTGGCTCGCTTCACGGCTTCCCTGCGGCACCTGAAACGGTCGCACCATTCCAGACACCTAGCGAGCATCGTTTACGGCTGGGACTACCCGGGTATCTAATCCGGTTCGTGCCCCCAGCTTTCGTCCCTCACCGTCGGACCCGTTCTGGTAAGACGCCTTCGCCACTGGTGGTCCCACAGGGATTACAAGATTTCACTCCTACCCCTGTAGTACCTCTTACCTCTCCCGGTCCCAAGTCTAACAGTATCCCCCGGAAGCCTAACAGTTGAGCTGTCAGATTTCCCGGAAGACTGATTAAACCGGCTACGGACCCTTTAGACCCAATAATAGTGATTACCACTCGGGCCGCCGGTGTTACCGCGGCGGCTGGCACCGGTCTTGCCCGGCCCTTGCTATCACATGCTATTTACACATGTGGACAGCCAGCATTGTATGCTGGCACTCGGTGTCCCCTTATCGCGGTTTCCCGCAGTGTAAAGGTTTCGCGCCTGCTGCGCCCCGTAGGGCCTGGATTAATGTCTCAGAATCCATCTCCGGGCTCTTGCTCTCACAACCCGTACCCGTCGTTGGCTAGTAGGTACTCTAGACCCACTACAACCTGATAGGCCGCAGACCCATCCTTAGGCGACGGATCTTTAAATCACAAAGCATTCCAGCATATGTGATCTATTCAGAATTATCCCCAGTTTCCCGGGGTTATGCTGAACCCAAGGGCAGATTGTCCACGTGTTACTGAGCAGTCCGCTATGTTCACGAAGAACATTTAACTAGCATGGCTTAGTCGAACACCGATAGCAGTAACCTCTGGCAGGATCAACCAGAATTATGTTAAATTTCTAGCACACCTTTGAAGGTTAAAGGAAATTGTTGGCAGGGTACCTGTTAAACAACATGGATGCTGATTAAAGGCCCTGCACAGTGAATTCTTAATAACTAACGATCAGAATTCACCGAACTGCCATTGCGTGTGTCAGACAGAATTGTTATCTCCTGTCTCCATTTGATTAATGTGAAGGTGATTATGTTTCCACGCGCGTTATGCGCGGGAACTCATGGATATTGCTTTTGGTATATAAACCTTGTTATCCGACAGAGCCGGAACAACTCACACGATAAACCAGCATGGGTTTATGCATGAAACAGGTCATCGAAAGCAGCCTAAAGATACCACCATAATATATATAGATTTCGTGACAAGGCATCTCACATGGATTCCCGAAATCCAAACATAAATGACACGCAAATATAAATACTAGAAAAGCAAAGTAATTTGCGGGAATTATCATGTATGCGAAGAATCAACTGAGGGATCGCTTTTTACAGCGCTGAATCGATTAGAAATAAAGAAATAACCATTTTTGATACTACTCTTCGCGATGGGGAACAAACCCCTGGTGTATCCCTGACCACAAAACAAAAGCTCAATATTGCAACTCAGCTTGACAAACTTGGAGTGGATACGATTGAAGCAGGTTTTCCAATTGCATCCGAAGGAGACAAGGAATCGGTTAAATCCATAGCCGAGGCAGGCCTTACTTCAGAGATCTGTGGTCTTGCCCGGGTGCTTACAAAAGATATCGACGCCTGTATAGATGCGGGAGTGGACATGGTACACACCTTCGTCTCCACATCGGACATCCAGAGGGAACATACCATACGCAAAAGTCGTGAAGAAGTACAACAAATGGCCACCCAGGCCGTGGGATACGTAAAAGACCACGGACTGAGATGTATGTTTTCTGCCATGGATGCCACACGAACCGATCTCGATTATCTGGTAGCAATCTACAGGGCAGCAGAAGAAGCCGGTTGTGATATCATCAATGTACCGGATACCGTGGGTGTTATGTCCCCGTCGGGCATGTACAATATGATAAGTGATCTTCGCCAGCAGATCAGTATACCCATAGATACACACTGTCACAACGACTTCGGGCTTGCTGTGTCAAACAGCCTGATGGCAATCGAAGCGGGCGCCAACCAGGCACAGGTGACGATTAATGGACTTGGTGAAAGAGCCGGCAATGCAGATCTGGCAGAAACGGTCATGAGTCTCAAATCCATATACGGTGCCAGCCTGAATATCAATACAGAATATATAGTTGAAACCGCCCGAATGGTTGAACGTTATACAGCTGTTCCTATTACAGCCCATCGTCCGGTAGTTGGCGAGAATGCGTTTGCGCATGAATCGGGAATCCATACCCACGGCGTCCTCGAGAATTCTGACACATTCGAACCGGGCATAATGACCCCGGAGATGGTAGGACACACGCGCCGTATCGTGCTAGGCAAACATGCCGGCAAACATGCAGTACGCAGATCCCTTGAAACTGCCAATCTTAACCCAAATGATGAACAACTCAATCACATCATAGAAAAGGTCAAAACAATAGCAGACAAGGGCAAGCGTCTTACAGATGCTGACCTGTACGCGATCGCCTGTGCAGTGATGCACAAACCAATGGGCAAGCCCGCAATCGACCTCAAAGAGCTGTCTGTAATGACGGGAAATGTCACAACACCTACAGCCGTTGTGAAAGCACTGGTTAACGATGAAGAAAAGATTCTTTCAAACATCGGAATCGGTCCCGTTGATGCAGCACTCAAGGCGGTAACCGGTATAATCGGGGAACACGCCACCATAAGCATCCACGACTTCCGCATTGAAGCAATAACCGGAGGTTCAGATGCCGTTGCAGAAGTGATAGTAGGCGTACAGGATGAAAACGGACGGATCGTATCCGCACGTTCTGCAAGTGCAGATATTGTATATGCATCCGTCGAAGCACTCGTAACCGCTATTAACATGCTCCTCCAGAAATGAGGGCCATGTTGTGAAGATAACTTTTATGTTATCTTCCTCATATTTTAGAACTGATGTGGATGTACCAGCCAGACCCCACATAAACTATTTTTTTAGAAATTAACAAAAAACTAGGAAATAAATATGCTTTAATCTATATTTGAAATCAGGATTGATAGATTTACAAGTTCTTACTTTCTAAAAAGAATGAAAAATAAGTAATTCAATAATTAATAGATTATTGAATGGAAATTGCCTGTTTCTTTGATAATAAATCGAGCCAAAATATTCCGGCTGATTATTTCAAATATGGTACTTAAACATTTAACGCAGCTCCTATTTGTTTAAGTGGCATCACATACGGAATATCAAAAAGTGTATGTACATGAGCTTCCACTCCATATACATTTGCGATATTATCAATTGTCATAACCGATGAAGGGTCACCAGCAGCTACAATCTTCCCGTCCTTTAACATCAATATTCTATCTGAATATTTGGAAGCAAGATTTAGATCATGGACTACCATCAAAGCTGTAACGTTCCTTTTTTTGACAAGCTTTTTCACATTTTCCATTACATCCAGCTGATGCCAGATATCAAGATCGCTGGTTGGTTCATCAAGCAGAATTACACCTGTATCCTGTGCCAGTGCCCGGGCTATCAATATTTTTTGCTGTTGACCTCCGCTTAGCTCATCAAAGTTGCGTAAAGCCAGATCCTCCAGACCCATTTCTTCAAGGACCTGCCATACTTTTTCTGTATCATTTTTACTATTAAACCACCCAAGATGAGGACGCCTGCCCATTAGTACAGTTTCAAAAACTGTGGTCGGAAATACTCTCTTTGAATTCTGGGGCACATAAGCAAGGTTTCGGGCAACTTCCATACGTTCCATCTTCTGAAGGTTGCATTCATCAAGATGAATGTCCCCGCTGTTTGGAACAAGGATCTTATTCATACACTTAAGTAATGTCGATTTACCCGCTCCATTGGGCCCCACGATACTTACAAAACTTGAACTGTCAAAATCTACTGAAACATTTTCCAGTATTTTTGTACTGGAATAACTAAAACAGATATCCTTTACGTTTATGTTTACCATATTACCAGAACTCTTTCCTTTTTCTTTTAAGTATTAGATACATGAAGAACGGTACTCCCAGTAAGGAAGTCATTATGCCCGTCGGTATCATAGTCGGCCTCAATATATTCATCCCTGTAGCATCCGCTGATATGAGTACAAGAGCCCCCACTAAACCAGAAGCCGGGAATAGATATTTGTGATCCGATCCTATTACCATCCGTGCCATATGGGGAGCAACCAGGCCTATGAAGGCAATGGTTCCTGTAAAACAAACAATGGTTGCAATCAGTAAGCTGGCAACAAGCATACTGAACATCCGAACCCTATTTGCTTCAATTCCCAGACTCTTTGCATTTTCATCTCCTATTGCCATAATATTGAGATCATTTGCCTTCATGTAAAGCAAAGGCGTACATATTACAAAAACAACAAGCAGAAGTAAAAAATTGTTCCAGGAAAAGGCAGAAAGGTCTCCCATCCCCCAGCTTACCATAACCCTAAGTTGTTCATCCGTAGCAAAATATCTGAACAAGTCGCTAAGGGAACCGAATAGATAATTTATTGCAATTCCTGCAAGAATAAGAGTTTCAGATGTCGCTCCTTTAAAACTTGCCAGAGCAATTATAAAAAGAGCGCAAAGCATGGCGAAAAGAAAGGCATTGCCCACGAGCAGATAGGGGCCACCTATTACTCCTACACCTACTACTGCAGCAACCGCCACTCCAAAGTTTGCCCCAGCGGAAATACCCAGTGTAAATGGACTTGCAAGTGGATTTTTCAGAACAGCCTGCATCACACATCCGCATATTCCCAATCCAAAACCGGCCATTATGCCTGCAACAATGCGGGGCAGACGTATATTCCATACCACCTGTGAAGGTAGTCCTTCAGTTGCAAAATTACCCGGA is a window of Methanohalophilus mahii DSM 5219 DNA encoding:
- a CDS encoding FecCD family ABC transporter permease; translation: MKNPFKKGSDDTRVDAKENPQNKPESQSRADYQHYIGRKMLFMAIMIILLGLIGAFIVTIGPLDISVPDVYKILLSSLFPGNFATEGLPSQVVWNIRLPRIVAGIMAGFGLGICGCVMQAVLKNPLASPFTLGISAGANFGVAVAAVVGVGVIGGPYLLVGNAFLFAMLCALFIIALASFKGATSETLILAGIAINYLFGSLSDLFRYFATDEQLRVMVSWGMGDLSAFSWNNFLLLLVVFVICTPLLYMKANDLNIMAIGDENAKSLGIEANRVRMFSMLVASLLIATIVCFTGTIAFIGLVAPHMARMVIGSDHKYLFPASGLVGALVLISADATGMNILRPTMIPTGIMTSLLGVPFFMYLILKRKRKEFW
- a CDS encoding ABC transporter ATP-binding protein, which translates into the protein MVNINVKDICFSYSSTKILENVSVDFDSSSFVSIVGPNGAGKSTLLKCMNKILVPNSGDIHLDECNLQKMERMEVARNLAYVPQNSKRVFPTTVFETVLMGRRPHLGWFNSKNDTEKVWQVLEEMGLEDLALRNFDELSGGQQQKILIARALAQDTGVILLDEPTSDLDIWHQLDVMENVKKLVKKRNVTALMVVHDLNLASKYSDRILMLKDGKIVAAGDPSSVMTIDNIANVYGVEAHVHTLFDIPYVMPLKQIGAALNV
- a CDS encoding 2-isopropylmalate synthase; translated protein: MRNKEITIFDTTLRDGEQTPGVSLTTKQKLNIATQLDKLGVDTIEAGFPIASEGDKESVKSIAEAGLTSEICGLARVLTKDIDACIDAGVDMVHTFVSTSDIQREHTIRKSREEVQQMATQAVGYVKDHGLRCMFSAMDATRTDLDYLVAIYRAAEEAGCDIINVPDTVGVMSPSGMYNMISDLRQQISIPIDTHCHNDFGLAVSNSLMAIEAGANQAQVTINGLGERAGNADLAETVMSLKSIYGASLNINTEYIVETARMVERYTAVPITAHRPVVGENAFAHESGIHTHGVLENSDTFEPGIMTPEMVGHTRRIVLGKHAGKHAVRRSLETANLNPNDEQLNHIIEKVKTIADKGKRLTDADLYAIACAVMHKPMGKPAIDLKELSVMTGNVTTPTAVVKALVNDEEKILSNIGIGPVDAALKAVTGIIGEHATISIHDFRIEAITGGSDAVAEVIVGVQDENGRIVSARSASADIVYASVEALVTAINMLLQK